One genomic window of Salvia miltiorrhiza cultivar Shanhuang (shh) chromosome 4, IMPLAD_Smil_shh, whole genome shotgun sequence includes the following:
- the LOC131020374 gene encoding protein IMPAIRED IN BABA-INDUCED STERILITY 1-like isoform X1, which translates to MGCVSSKQTVSVTPAALDHSGAFNGRSRVGSIGGGGLAAELDANLKKVKKRGGSTESGSEVGESGRTSSNECGSGSVSFRLGNLHKFVEGEQVAAGWPAWLSAVAGEAIQGWVPLRADSFEKLEKIGQGTYSTVFRARDLETGKIVALKKVRFDNFEPESVRFMAREITILRRLDHPNIIKLEGLITSRSSCNIYLVFEYMEHDISGLLSSPEITFTEAQVKCYMKQLLSGLEHCHARGVMHRDIKGANLLVDDGGVLKVADFGLANFNSYGQRQPLTSRVVTLWYRPPELLLGSTDYGASVDLWSVGCLLAELLIGKPILQGRTEVEQLHKIFKLCGSPPDDYWKKSKLPHATLFKPQHPYKSSLWQTFKDLPESAVSLIETLLSVEPHKRGTATSALASEYFKTKPYACDPSSVPKYPPSKEIDIKHHEEASRKRPAGRSRGPESRKPTRKQNGMNKLAPEENLPPQKQGEKKVNGIGVSNRKAENVLDHEAPKQPMGVTKEACHVKNASQGDDVYPGPLQVSGSSGFAWAKKRMMDSSLRSRSRSSSRSLILESSGAVHLRNNLDSAGEENCEDVKEGQLGNMKGHDSYETFKRSMLKKWSQLERPDSFDASEGYHSQELSMALYHKEEASATKRRNSVYHDDQGEKVEFSGPLLSQSKKIDQLLEKHERCIRQAVRRSWFQRGKVQICSTILQFVEW; encoded by the exons ATGGGTTGCGTGTCGTCGAAGCAAACGGTGTCCGTCACGCCGGCCGCGCTGGACCACTCCGGGGCGTTCAATGGTCGGAGCAGGGTGGGGAGcatcggcggcggcggtttGGCGGCGGAGCTGGATGCGAACTTGAAGAAGGTGAAGAAGAGGGGTGGTTCGACTGAGTCCGGGAGCGAGGTGGGCGAGTCGGGGCGGACGAGTTCGAATGAGTGTGGAAGTGGGTCGGTGAGTTTTAGGCTGGGAAACCTCCACAAGTTTGTGGAGGGGGAGCAGGTCGCCGCGGGCTGGCCGGCCTGGCTCAGCGCCGTCGCCGGTGAAGCCATCCAGGGATGGGTGCCGCTTAGAGCTGACTCCTTCGAGAAACTTGAAAAG ATTGGTCAGGGTACATACAGCACTGTATTCAGAGCACGAGACTTGGAAACTGGGAAGATAGTTGCTTTGAAGAAGGTCCGATTTGACAATTTCGAGCCAGAAAGTGTTCGTTTCATGGCTCGGGAGATTACAATTCTTCGTAGACTTGACCATCCAAATATTATTAAGTTGGAAGGGCTGATTACATCCCGATCCTCATGCAACATTTATCTTGTGTTCGAGTATATGGAGCATGATATCTCTGGCCTACTATCTTCCCCAGAGATTACTTTCACTGAAGCACAG GTCAAATGTTACATGAAGCAACTGTTATCTGGCCTCGAGCATTGCCATGCTCGAGGAGTAATGCATCGGGATATTAAAGGTGCCAATCTTTTAGTAGATGATGGAGGAGTCCTTAAGGTTGCTGATTTCGGATTAGCAAACTTCAATTCTTATGGGCAGAGACAACCTCTAACTAGTCGAGTTGTGACTTTGTGGTATCGCCCTCCGGAACTCTTGCTAGGCTCCACAGATTACGGGGCATCAGTGGATCTATGGAGCGTAGGTTGCTTACTTGCTGAGCTTCTGATTGGTAAACCCATCCTTCAAGGGAGAACTGAG GTTGAACAGCTGCACAAAATATTCAAACTCTGTGGATCCCCACCAGACGATTACTGGAAGAAGTCGAAGCTTCCTCACGCGACTTTGTTTAAACCGCAGCATCCTTATAAGAGCTCTCTGTGGCAAACCTTCAAGGATCTACCCGAATCCGCTGTCTCACTCATAGAAACTCTTCTATCCGTGGAACCGCATAAGAGGGGTACGGCTACCTCAGCCCTGGCTTCAGAG TACTTCAAGACGAAGCCGTATGCTTGTGACCCGTCGAGCGTGCCAAAGTACCCTCCTAGTAAGGAGATAGATATTAAACATCATGAGGAGGCTAGCAG GAAAAGGCCCGCTGGCAGATCACGAGGGCCCGAATCGAGGAAACCCACTAGGAAGCAAAACGGAATGAATAAACTAGCCCCAGAAGAG AACTTGCCTCCTCAAAAGCAAGGTGAAAAGAAAGTGAATGGAATTGGTGTCAGCAATCGCAAAGCAGAGAATGTATTGGATCACGAGGCACCTAAGCAGCCAATGGGTGTGACCAAAGAGGCGTGCCACGTGAAGAATGCATCTCAAGGTGACGATGTATATCCAGGCCCTCTACAAGTTTCAGGGTCGAGTGGTTTTGCCTGGGCGAAGAAGAGGATGATGGATTCATCCTTGAGATCGCGGAGTAGGTCCAGTTCGAGGAGTCTAATACTTGAATCTTCTGGTGCTGTGCATCTGAGGAATAATTTGGATTCAGCTGGGGAGGAGAATTGTGAAGATGTGAAAGAGGGGCAGTTGGGCAACATGAAAGGCCACGACTCCTACGAAACGTTCAAACGATCCATGCTGAAGAAATGGAGCCAATTGGAGCGTCCAGACTCTTTTGATGCTTCGGAAGGATACCATTCTCAAGAACTCTCGATGGCGCTCTACCATAAAGAGGAAGCTTCGGCTACTAAGAGAAGAAACTCG GTTTATCATGATGATCAAGGGGAGAAGGTTGAATTTTCAGGACCCTTGCTGTCTCAATCGAAGAAAATCGATCAACTCTTGGAGAAACACGAGCGGTGTATTCGCCAGGCAGTTCGAAGATCATGGTTCCAGAGAGGTAAAGTACAAATTTGTTCAACAATACTGCAATTTGTAGAATGGTAG
- the LOC131020374 gene encoding protein IMPAIRED IN BABA-INDUCED STERILITY 1-like isoform X2, whose translation MGCVSSKQTVSVTPAALDHSGAFNGRSRVGSIGGGGLAAELDANLKKVKKRGGSTESGSEVGESGRTSSNECGSGSVSFRLGNLHKFVEGEQVAAGWPAWLSAVAGEAIQGWVPLRADSFEKLEKIGQGTYSTVFRARDLETGKIVALKKVRFDNFEPESVRFMAREITILRRLDHPNIIKLEGLITSRSSCNIYLVFEYMEHDISGLLSSPEITFTEAQVKCYMKQLLSGLEHCHARGVMHRDIKGANLLVDDGGVLKVADFGLANFNSYGQRQPLTSRVVTLWYRPPELLLGSTDYGASVDLWSVGCLLAELLIGKPILQGRTEVEQLHKIFKLCGSPPDDYWKKSKLPHATLFKPQHPYKSSLWQTFKDLPESAVSLIETLLSVEPHKRGTATSALASEYFKTKPYACDPSSVPKYPPSKEIDIKHHEEASRKRPAGRSRGPESRKPTRKQNGMNKLAPEENLPPQKQGEKKVNGIGVSNRKAENVLDHEAPKQPMGVTKEACHVKNASQGDDVYPGPLQVSGSSGFAWAKKRMMDSSLRSRSRSSSRSLILESSGAVHLRNNLDSAGEENCEDVKEGQLGNMKGHDSYETFKRSMLKKWSQLERPDSFDASEGYHSQELSMALYHKEEASATKRRNSVYHDDQGEKVEFSGPLLSQSKKIDQLLEKHERCIRQAVRRSWFQRVKRNGK comes from the exons ATGGGTTGCGTGTCGTCGAAGCAAACGGTGTCCGTCACGCCGGCCGCGCTGGACCACTCCGGGGCGTTCAATGGTCGGAGCAGGGTGGGGAGcatcggcggcggcggtttGGCGGCGGAGCTGGATGCGAACTTGAAGAAGGTGAAGAAGAGGGGTGGTTCGACTGAGTCCGGGAGCGAGGTGGGCGAGTCGGGGCGGACGAGTTCGAATGAGTGTGGAAGTGGGTCGGTGAGTTTTAGGCTGGGAAACCTCCACAAGTTTGTGGAGGGGGAGCAGGTCGCCGCGGGCTGGCCGGCCTGGCTCAGCGCCGTCGCCGGTGAAGCCATCCAGGGATGGGTGCCGCTTAGAGCTGACTCCTTCGAGAAACTTGAAAAG ATTGGTCAGGGTACATACAGCACTGTATTCAGAGCACGAGACTTGGAAACTGGGAAGATAGTTGCTTTGAAGAAGGTCCGATTTGACAATTTCGAGCCAGAAAGTGTTCGTTTCATGGCTCGGGAGATTACAATTCTTCGTAGACTTGACCATCCAAATATTATTAAGTTGGAAGGGCTGATTACATCCCGATCCTCATGCAACATTTATCTTGTGTTCGAGTATATGGAGCATGATATCTCTGGCCTACTATCTTCCCCAGAGATTACTTTCACTGAAGCACAG GTCAAATGTTACATGAAGCAACTGTTATCTGGCCTCGAGCATTGCCATGCTCGAGGAGTAATGCATCGGGATATTAAAGGTGCCAATCTTTTAGTAGATGATGGAGGAGTCCTTAAGGTTGCTGATTTCGGATTAGCAAACTTCAATTCTTATGGGCAGAGACAACCTCTAACTAGTCGAGTTGTGACTTTGTGGTATCGCCCTCCGGAACTCTTGCTAGGCTCCACAGATTACGGGGCATCAGTGGATCTATGGAGCGTAGGTTGCTTACTTGCTGAGCTTCTGATTGGTAAACCCATCCTTCAAGGGAGAACTGAG GTTGAACAGCTGCACAAAATATTCAAACTCTGTGGATCCCCACCAGACGATTACTGGAAGAAGTCGAAGCTTCCTCACGCGACTTTGTTTAAACCGCAGCATCCTTATAAGAGCTCTCTGTGGCAAACCTTCAAGGATCTACCCGAATCCGCTGTCTCACTCATAGAAACTCTTCTATCCGTGGAACCGCATAAGAGGGGTACGGCTACCTCAGCCCTGGCTTCAGAG TACTTCAAGACGAAGCCGTATGCTTGTGACCCGTCGAGCGTGCCAAAGTACCCTCCTAGTAAGGAGATAGATATTAAACATCATGAGGAGGCTAGCAG GAAAAGGCCCGCTGGCAGATCACGAGGGCCCGAATCGAGGAAACCCACTAGGAAGCAAAACGGAATGAATAAACTAGCCCCAGAAGAG AACTTGCCTCCTCAAAAGCAAGGTGAAAAGAAAGTGAATGGAATTGGTGTCAGCAATCGCAAAGCAGAGAATGTATTGGATCACGAGGCACCTAAGCAGCCAATGGGTGTGACCAAAGAGGCGTGCCACGTGAAGAATGCATCTCAAGGTGACGATGTATATCCAGGCCCTCTACAAGTTTCAGGGTCGAGTGGTTTTGCCTGGGCGAAGAAGAGGATGATGGATTCATCCTTGAGATCGCGGAGTAGGTCCAGTTCGAGGAGTCTAATACTTGAATCTTCTGGTGCTGTGCATCTGAGGAATAATTTGGATTCAGCTGGGGAGGAGAATTGTGAAGATGTGAAAGAGGGGCAGTTGGGCAACATGAAAGGCCACGACTCCTACGAAACGTTCAAACGATCCATGCTGAAGAAATGGAGCCAATTGGAGCGTCCAGACTCTTTTGATGCTTCGGAAGGATACCATTCTCAAGAACTCTCGATGGCGCTCTACCATAAAGAGGAAGCTTCGGCTACTAAGAGAAGAAACTCG GTTTATCATGATGATCAAGGGGAGAAGGTTGAATTTTCAGGACCCTTGCTGTCTCAATCGAAGAAAATCGATCAACTCTTGGAGAAACACGAGCGGTGTATTCGCCAGGCAGTTCGAAGATCATGGTTCCAGAGAG TAAAAAGAAATGGGAAGTAA